Within Streptomyces sp. SS1-1, the genomic segment GTAGGTGAACCGGGTGCGCGTCCCCACCTGCCCCGGCGCCTGGTCGGCGACGGGGGCGAGGACGAGACCGTCGAGCGAGCGGGCCATGCGGGGAGGCTCCCTTACCGATACCTGGGGCTGCGGGCTAGGGTGGCCACCGTAGAGCACTCGCGGGAGCCCGGACGCACCGGGCTGAGAGGGAGGCTGGCGGCCTCCGACCGTACGAACCTGATCCGGGTCATGCCGGCGAAGGGAGGGGCTGGACGCCCATGTCCTCACGTACGTCAGACGTCCTCGTCGTCGGGGGCGGGATCATCGGCCTGGTCACGGCGTGGCGGGCCGCGCAACGCGGGTTCGCCACGTCCGTGGTGGACCCGGAGCCGGGCGGCGGGGCCGCCCAGGTGGCGGCCGGGATGCTGGCCGCCGTCACCGAACTCCACTACGGCGAGCAGACGCTGCTGGGGCTCACCCTCGAATCGGCCCGCCGCTACCCGGACTTCGCGGCCGAGCTGACCGACCTCACCGGGCACGCCCTCGGCTATCGCCGCTGCGGCACGCTCGCCGTCGCCCTGGACGCGGACGACCGCGCCCACCTGCGGGAGCTGCACGCCCTGCAGACCCGTTCGGGGCTGGACTCCGCGTGGCTGACCGGCCGGGAATGCCGGCGTCTGGAGCCGATGCTCGCGCCCGGTGTGCGCGGCGGGCTGCGGGTGGACGGCGACCACCAGATCGACCCCCGGCGGCTGGCCGGGGCGCTGCTGGAGGCGTGCGAGCGCGCCGGTGTGACCTTCCACCGGGCCTGGGCCGAGCGCCTGGACCTCACGGCGGACCGGGCGGCGGGGGTCACCACCACGGACGGCACGGCGCTGCGCGCGGACCGGGTGGTCCTCGCGGCGGGCAGCCTGAGCGGCCGGCTCGCGGGCGTCCCGGACGACGTACGGCCGCCCGTGCGGCCCGTGAAGGGGCAGGTGCTGCGGCTGACCGTGCCGAGGGGCCTCGCGCCGTTCCTGAGCCGTACCGTGCGCGCGATGGTCCGGGGCAGCCAGGTGTACCTGGTGCCGCGCGAGAGCGGGGAGCTGGTCGTCGGGGCGACGAGCGAGGAGCTGGGCTGGGACACGACGGTGACCGCGGGCGGCGTGTACGAGCTGCTGCGCGACGCCCACGAGCTGGTGCCCGGCATCACCGAGCTGCCGCTGACCGAGACCCGGGCGGGCCTGCGCCCGGCCTCCCCCGACAACGCGCCGCTGCTCGGCCCGACCGCCCTCGACGGGCTGCTGCTGGCCACCGGTCACCACCGCAACGGCGTGCTGCTGGCGCCGGTCACCGGCGACGTCCTCGCGCATGTCCTGGCCACCGGTGAACTGCCGGACGCGGCCCGCGACTTCACTCCGCTGCGGTTCGCCGCCGTCCCCCAGGAGCAGCCGGCATGAACATCTCGCTCAACGGGGAGCGGCGCCGTGTCGACCCCGGCACCGCGCTCGACGCCGCCGTCCGGCTGCTCACGGCGGCCCCCTCCGGGGTGGCCGCCGCCCTCAACGAGACCGTCGTCCCGCGCGCGCAGTGGCCGTCGACGCCGCTGCGCGAGGGCGACCGCGTCGAGGTCCTGACCGCCGTCCAAGGAGGCTGACCCATGGCCGACGACCCTCTCCTCCTCGGGGACCTGTCCCTCGGCTCCCGGCTGATCATGGGCACGGGCGGGGCGCCCAGCCTGGACGTCCTGGAGCGGGCGCTGGTGGCGTCCGGGACGGAGCTGACGACCGTCGCGATGCGGCGGGTGGACCCGTCGGTGCACGGCTCGGTCCTCTCCGTCCTCGACCGGCTCGGCATCCGGGTGCTGCCGAACACCGCGGGGTGCTTCACGGCGGGCGAGGCGGTGCTGACGGCCCGCCTCGCGCGCGAGGCGCTCGGCACGGACCTGGTCAAGCTGGAGGTCATCGCCGACGAGCGGACCCTGCTGCCGGACCCGGTCGAACTGCTGGACGCGGCGGAGACGCTGGTGGACGACGGGTTCACGGTGCTGCCGTACACCAACGACGATCCGGTACTGGCGCGGAAGCTGGAGGACGCCGGGTGCGCGGCGATCATGCCGCTGGGCTCCCCCATCGGCTCCGGGCTCGGCATCCGCAACCCGCACAACTTCCAGCTGATCGTGGAGCACGCGCGCGTGCCGGTGATCCTGGACGCGGGGGCCGGGACGGCCTCGGACGCGGCCTTCGCGATGGAGCTGGGCTGTGCGGGCGTGATGCTCGCCTCGGCGGTGACGCGGGCCCAGGAGCCGGTGCTGATGGCCGACGCGATGCGGCACGCGGTCGAGGCGGGCCGGCTGGCGCGCCGGGCGGGCCGGATCCCCCGGAGGCACTTCGCCGAGGCGTCCTCCCCGGTGGACGGCCTGGCCCGGCTGGATCCGGAACGGCCGGCTTTCTGAACGTACGTTCGATGAAGGCATCCGGAGGCTGAGTCGTCCGTCACAGGACGGTCGCAGTCCCGCCCCGATCCCGGCCGGACCGGACGGGGTGTCGGTGACGGCTCGTACACTCACCTGCGTGGATACGACCCTTCAGGACCCTCTGGTCGGGCAGGTGCTCGACGGCCGCTATCGCGTGGACGCGCGGATCGCGGTCGGCGGGATGGCCACGGTCTACCGGGCCCTGGACACCCGCCTCGACCGCGTGCTCGCGCTCAAGGTGATGCATCCGGCGCTGGCGGCGGACGGGGCGTTCGTCGAGCGGTTCATCCGGGAGGCGAAGTCCGTCGCCCGGCTGGCCCATCCGAACGTGGTCCAGGTCTTCGACCAGGGCACCGACGGGTCGTACGTCTATCTCGCGATGGAGTACATCGCGGGCTGCACCCTGCGGGACGTCCTGCGCGAGCGCGGGGCGCTCCAGCCGCGGGCCGCGCTCGACATCCTGGAGCCGGTGCTCGCCGCGCTCGGCGCCGCCCACCGCGCGGGCTTCGTGCACCGGGACATGAAGCCGGAGAACGTCCTGATAGGGGACGACGGCCGGGTCAAGGTCGCCGACTTCGGCCTGGTGCGCTCGGTGGACACCGTGACCAGCACCACCGGGGCCGTCCTCGGCACCGTCTCGTACCTCGCGCCCGAGCAGATGGAGCAGCCGGGCGCGGCCGACGCCCGTGTCGACGTGTACGCGTGCGGTGTCGTCCTGTACGAGATGCTGACCGGCGAGAAGCCGCATGACGGGGACTCCCCCGCCGTGGTGCTCTACAAGCATCTGCACGACGACGTCCCGCCGCCCTCCGCGGTGGTGCCGGGCCTGGCCTACGAGCTCGACGAGCTGGTCGCCTCCGCCACCGCCCGCACCCCGGAGGTCCGTCCGTACGACGCCGTGGCCCTGCTCGCGCAGGCCCGTGTGGCGCGCGCGGCGCTCACCGACGAGCAACTGGACGCGATGCCCCCGCAGGCCCTGTCCGACGGGCATGACAACGCCGACGACCGCACGAGCGTGATCCCGCGCGGGCTGACCGTGGCCCGGCCGCTGCCGGTCGACGGGGACGAGCCCGTGCACCGCACCAGCCGGCTGGAGATGCCGCCGCCCCCGCCCACCGGGCCGCCCCGCGCGCGGGGCCCGCGCCGGCCGCGCAGCCCGCTGGTCGTGGTGGCCGCCGTGCTGCTGGCCCTGGGCCTGGGCGGGGGCATCTGGTACATCAACTCCGGCCAGTTCACCGAGGTGCCGCCGCTGCTGTCGAAGACCGAGGCGCAGGCCCGGGACCGGCTGGAGCAGGACGGGCTCGACGTCGGCAAGGTGCGGCGCGCGTACAGCGACACCTTCGACCGCGGCACGGTCGTCAGCACGGACCCGAAGCCGGGCGCCCGCATCCGGCAGAACGACGCCGTGGACCTGGTCGTCTCCCTCGGCCCGAAGACGGTGAAGGTGCCCGACCTGCGGGACCGCCCGCTCGCCGAGGCGCGGGCCGCGCTGAAGGAGCGCGGCCTGGAGCCGGGCATGGTGACGCGCGAGTTCGACGACGAGGTCGCGCGCGGCTCCGTGATCTCCTCGTCCCCCGGCGACGGCTCCACCGTCCGCTCGGGTGCCGCGGTCGCGCTCACCGTCAGCAAGGGCAGCCCGGTCGACATCCCGGACGTCACCGGCGAGAGTGTGGAGGACGCGCGGGCCGAGCTCCAGGAGGCCGGTCTGAAGGTCAAGATCGCACCCGCCCGGGTCAACTCCGAGTTCGACGCGGGCCGCGTCGCCCGGCAGTCGCCCGGCGAGGGCGCGCAGGCGGCCGAGGGCGACACCGTGACGCTGACCCTCTCCAAGGGCCCCGAGATGATCGAGGTCCCGGACGTGGTCGGTGACAGCGTCGACGACGCCAAGGACCAGCTGCAGGCCGCCGGCTTCGAGGTCGACGAAAACCGCGGGCTGCTCGGCCTGTTCGGGGACACGGTCAAGAAGCAGTCCGTGAAGGGCGGCGACAAGGCGCCGAAGGGGTCGACGATCACCATCACGATCAGGTGAGGCCGCTGATCGGGCGGCGGGACGGCCGGGTGACCGGGCCGTTCCCGCCGCATGACACCCTGGACGGGTGAGAAGCAAGCAGTCCGGCACCCCCCTCCCCCGCCCCTCCGGCACCCCCCTCCCCGGCCCCTCCCGCAACCCCGTCGGCGGTCATGTCCCGGTGGCCGGCGGCCTCAGCTCCGTCGGTCTCTCCTACGCCCGCGACCTGAAGGCCGAGACGGTCCAGGTCTTCGTCGCCAACCCCCGCGGCTGGGCGACCCCGCCCGGCAACCCGCGCCAGGACGAGGAGTTCCGCGCGGCCTGCGCCGCCGAGGAGATACCGGCGTACGTGCACGCCCCCTACCTGATCAACTTCGGCTCGCACACCGAGGCGACCGTCGAGCGGTCCGTGGAGTCGCTGCGGCACTCGCTGCGGCGCGGCCGGGAGATCGGGGCGCTCGGCGTGGTCGTGCACACGGGCAGCGCGACCGGCGGCAGGGACCGCTCGGTGGCCCTGCGGCAGGTCCGCGAGCACCTGCTGCCGCTGCTGGACGAGCTGACCCACGACGACGACCCGTTCCTGCTGCTGGAGTCCACCGCCGGGCAGGGCTCCTCGCTGTGCTCGCGGACCTGGGACTTCGGGCCGTACTTCGAGGCCCTGGACGCCCATCCGATGCTCGGCGTCTGCCTGGACACCTGTCACATCTACGCGGCCGGCCACGACCTCACCGGCCCCTCCGGGATGCACCAGACCCTGGACCTGCTGGTGGACACGGTCGGTGAGGGCCGGCTGAAGCTGATCCACGCCAACGACTCCAAGGACGTCGTCGGCGCGCACAAGGACCGGCACGAGAACATCGGCGCGGGGCACATCGGCGAGGACCCGTTCCGCGCGCTGATGACCCACCCGGCGACGGCGGGCGTCCCGCTGATCATCGAGACGCCCGGCGGCAAGGAAGGGCACGCGGCGGACGTGGAGCGGCTGAAGAAACTCCGCGACGGCTGACCCGGATGGGGAATACCCCCAGGGGGTATGTGGTTCCGGTGGAGCGAGAGACGGAACCACGCGTCAGGGGGCGTCATGGAACACGAAGCGCACGCGTCACACGGTCATCACCATCACGAGGGCATGACCGCCGGCGGTGGGTGGGAGACCGCCGTCCGGGCCACCCTGCACTGCCTCACCGGGTGCGCCATCGGCGAGGTGCTGGGCATGGTGATCGGCACCGCGCTCGGCTGGGGCACCGTGGTGACCCTGGTCCTGGCGGTCGCGCTCGCCTTCCTGTTCGGCTACACGCTCACCCTGCGCGGCGTCGTGAAGGCCGGCCTCGGGCTGGGCGCCGCCGTGAAGGTGGCGCTGGCGGCGGACACCCTGTCCATCGCGGTGATGGAGCTGGTCGACAACGGCGTGGTCGTACTGTGGCCGGGCGCGATGGACGCCGGGCTCGGCGACCCGCTGTTCTGGTGGGTGCTGGCGATCGCGCTGGCCGTCGCCTTCGTCCTCACCACTCCGGTGAACAAGTGGATGATCGGCCGCGGCCGGGGGCACGCGGTGGTGCACCAGTACCACTGACGGCCCGGTGCCACTGGGCCCGTCCACGCCAGGAGTCAGAGCCCTGGGCCGTCCCCGGGCTCCTCCTGGTAGGAGTAGCGCTGCTCGCGCCACGGGTCGCCGATGTTGTGGTAGCCGCGCTCCTCCCAGAAGCCGCGCCGATCGGCGGTCATGTACTCCACGCCGCGGACCCACTTGGGCCCCTTCCAGGCGTACAGATGGGGGACGACCAGCCGCAGCGGGAAGCCGTGCTCGGCGGTCAGCAGCTCGCCGTCCCGGTGGGTGGCGAAGATCGCGCGCTCGGAGGCGAAGTCGGCCAGCCGCAGGTTGGAGCTGAAGCCGTACTCGGCCCACACCATGACATGGGTAACGGCCGCCGCGGGCGGCGCGATCTCGAGGATCGTGCGCGCCGGGATGCCGCCCCACTCGGCGCCCAGCATGCTGAACTTCGTCACGCAGTGCAGGTCGGCGACGAGGCTGGTGTACGGCAGGGCCGTGAACTCCTCGTGGGTCCAGCTGTGCTTCTCGCCGTCGGCGGTGGCGCCGAAGACCCGGAAGTCCCAGCGTTCGGGACGGAACTTGGGCACCGGGCCGTAGTGCGTGACGGGCCACCCGCGCTGGATGCGCTGCCCCGGCGGGAGCTCGGAGTGTGCTGCTGCCCCACCTTCGCGCTCCACCGGCTGACCCATGCCTCCATCCTGACAGACCCGGGACGGTGCACCCGACCACACCCCCCACCGAACCGTACAAAACCGACTAAGCCTGAACTTACTTACTAAGTGAAGACTTACTGGACGATCTTCGCGTCCGGTGGAATCATGCGCCGCATCCTGCCAGTCCCCCGCGTGGAAGGAGCCCGTGCGATGCAGGGCGACCCCGAGGTCCTCGAATTCCTCAACGAGCAGCTCACCGGTGAGCTCACCGCGATCAACCAGTACTGGCTGCACTACCGCATCCAGGACAACAACGGCTGGACGAAGCTCGCGAAGTACACGCGGGAAGAGTCCATCGACGAGATGAAGCACGCGGACAAGCTCACCGAGCGCATCCTCATGCTGGACGGCCTGCCGAACTACCAGCGGCTCTTCCATGTGCGGGTGGGCCAGACGGTCACCGAGATGTTCCAGGCCGACCGTCAGGTGGAGGTGGAGGCGATCGACCGCCTCAAGCGCGGCATCGACGTGATGCGCTCCAAGGGCGACGTGACGTCCGCGAACATCTTCGAGGAGATCCTGGCGGACGAGGAGCACCACATCGACTATCTGGACACCCAGCTGGAGCTCATCGACAAGCTCGGCGAGGCGCTCTACATCGCCCAGCAGATCGAGCAGCCGAGCTAGGACCCGCCGGTCCGCCGG encodes:
- the thiO gene encoding glycine oxidase ThiO: MSSRTSDVLVVGGGIIGLVTAWRAAQRGFATSVVDPEPGGGAAQVAAGMLAAVTELHYGEQTLLGLTLESARRYPDFAAELTDLTGHALGYRRCGTLAVALDADDRAHLRELHALQTRSGLDSAWLTGRECRRLEPMLAPGVRGGLRVDGDHQIDPRRLAGALLEACERAGVTFHRAWAERLDLTADRAAGVTTTDGTALRADRVVLAAGSLSGRLAGVPDDVRPPVRPVKGQVLRLTVPRGLAPFLSRTVRAMVRGSQVYLVPRESGELVVGATSEELGWDTTVTAGGVYELLRDAHELVPGITELPLTETRAGLRPASPDNAPLLGPTALDGLLLATGHHRNGVLLAPVTGDVLAHVLATGELPDAARDFTPLRFAAVPQEQPA
- the thiS gene encoding sulfur carrier protein ThiS translates to MNISLNGERRRVDPGTALDAAVRLLTAAPSGVAAALNETVVPRAQWPSTPLREGDRVEVLTAVQGG
- a CDS encoding thiazole synthase, whose product is MADDPLLLGDLSLGSRLIMGTGGAPSLDVLERALVASGTELTTVAMRRVDPSVHGSVLSVLDRLGIRVLPNTAGCFTAGEAVLTARLAREALGTDLVKLEVIADERTLLPDPVELLDAAETLVDDGFTVLPYTNDDPVLARKLEDAGCAAIMPLGSPIGSGLGIRNPHNFQLIVEHARVPVILDAGAGTASDAAFAMELGCAGVMLASAVTRAQEPVLMADAMRHAVEAGRLARRAGRIPRRHFAEASSPVDGLARLDPERPAF
- the pknB gene encoding Stk1 family PASTA domain-containing Ser/Thr kinase; this encodes MDTTLQDPLVGQVLDGRYRVDARIAVGGMATVYRALDTRLDRVLALKVMHPALAADGAFVERFIREAKSVARLAHPNVVQVFDQGTDGSYVYLAMEYIAGCTLRDVLRERGALQPRAALDILEPVLAALGAAHRAGFVHRDMKPENVLIGDDGRVKVADFGLVRSVDTVTSTTGAVLGTVSYLAPEQMEQPGAADARVDVYACGVVLYEMLTGEKPHDGDSPAVVLYKHLHDDVPPPSAVVPGLAYELDELVASATARTPEVRPYDAVALLAQARVARAALTDEQLDAMPPQALSDGHDNADDRTSVIPRGLTVARPLPVDGDEPVHRTSRLEMPPPPPTGPPRARGPRRPRSPLVVVAAVLLALGLGGGIWYINSGQFTEVPPLLSKTEAQARDRLEQDGLDVGKVRRAYSDTFDRGTVVSTDPKPGARIRQNDAVDLVVSLGPKTVKVPDLRDRPLAEARAALKERGLEPGMVTREFDDEVARGSVISSSPGDGSTVRSGAAVALTVSKGSPVDIPDVTGESVEDARAELQEAGLKVKIAPARVNSEFDAGRVARQSPGEGAQAAEGDTVTLTLSKGPEMIEVPDVVGDSVDDAKDQLQAAGFEVDENRGLLGLFGDTVKKQSVKGGDKAPKGSTITITIR
- a CDS encoding deoxyribonuclease IV, translated to MRSKQSGTPLPRPSGTPLPGPSRNPVGGHVPVAGGLSSVGLSYARDLKAETVQVFVANPRGWATPPGNPRQDEEFRAACAAEEIPAYVHAPYLINFGSHTEATVERSVESLRHSLRRGREIGALGVVVHTGSATGGRDRSVALRQVREHLLPLLDELTHDDDPFLLLESTAGQGSSLCSRTWDFGPYFEALDAHPMLGVCLDTCHIYAAGHDLTGPSGMHQTLDLLVDTVGEGRLKLIHANDSKDVVGAHKDRHENIGAGHIGEDPFRALMTHPATAGVPLIIETPGGKEGHAADVERLKKLRDG
- a CDS encoding DUF4396 domain-containing protein; its protein translation is MEHEAHASHGHHHHEGMTAGGGWETAVRATLHCLTGCAIGEVLGMVIGTALGWGTVVTLVLAVALAFLFGYTLTLRGVVKAGLGLGAAVKVALAADTLSIAVMELVDNGVVVLWPGAMDAGLGDPLFWWVLAIALAVAFVLTTPVNKWMIGRGRGHAVVHQYH
- a CDS encoding sulfite oxidase-like oxidoreductase; the encoded protein is MGQPVEREGGAAAHSELPPGQRIQRGWPVTHYGPVPKFRPERWDFRVFGATADGEKHSWTHEEFTALPYTSLVADLHCVTKFSMLGAEWGGIPARTILEIAPPAAAVTHVMVWAEYGFSSNLRLADFASERAIFATHRDGELLTAEHGFPLRLVVPHLYAWKGPKWVRGVEYMTADRRGFWEERGYHNIGDPWREQRYSYQEEPGDGPGL
- the bfr gene encoding bacterioferritin, which translates into the protein MQGDPEVLEFLNEQLTGELTAINQYWLHYRIQDNNGWTKLAKYTREESIDEMKHADKLTERILMLDGLPNYQRLFHVRVGQTVTEMFQADRQVEVEAIDRLKRGIDVMRSKGDVTSANIFEEILADEEHHIDYLDTQLELIDKLGEALYIAQQIEQPS